Within Caulobacter segnis, the genomic segment CTAACCCATCCACCGCAGTTGATCACCTCGGACTACTGCATCGTGGACGGCACCGGTCCCGATGCTGTCGCAGCGATCGAGGCCAAGCTCGGGCCCATGCCGGTGGTGTTTGTGTCCAGCCATCCGGATGTTCTCGGCCAAGCCCGCCACGGCCATCTCGTCGTCGAAAAGCCGTTCCTTCCCAGCCACATCGCTCGCGCTTGCCTGACCTTAACCAGAATGGTCGCTTAGCCATCCATAGCTGACGTCGCGTTCGTCTATTCGCGGGTCTGACCGTGGTGGCCGCCTGTTCTGGCGGCGGATGTTCGAAGCGGTGGCTCTATGCAGCTGACGTCCAGGACGGGCGCGACCTGGAACTGGCGACGGCGCTTTAGCGCGTTTTCCGCTTGCGGCCGCCAATTCCAAGGCCATGGGCCTTGGCCAAGGCGCTCCGCGCGGCGCTGTAGGTCGGCGCCGACGTGGGGTAGTCGGTTGGCAGGCCGTAACGGGCCTTGTAGGCCTCGACGGTCAGGCCGTGACGACGGAGATGGCGCTTGAGCGTCCTGTACGGCCGATTGTCGATGAAACTGATCAGAGCGTCCGGCTCGATGCTTTTGCGGATCTGCTGGGGGGTGAGCTTGATGATCGGCTCGCCCGGCGCCGATGCGGGATCTGGCGAACCGGCTTGGCTCAAAGCATCATAGACGTTGGTGATCAGCGCCGGCAGGGCGTCGATGGCGACGGAATGGGCGCCGACATAGGCTGAAACCACACTGGCGGTCAGTAGGGGCAGCTTGTCTTGCTCGTCCATCATCGATCTCTCCTGGAACGCGAAAAGAAAAGGCTCGCACCCTTCCACCGCCGAGCGCAACCAAAGGTGGGGGAGCCTGGACCTGAGTAAGGTCCAGTGCTCCCCCTGAAGCGCTGAAGCGCCTGGAGAGCCTCTGCCGGGCGGACTGGCGCGGGGCAAGGGCGGCTTTGCCGTCGCTCCGCGGTGTGTCCCCGCCCCGTTGAGGCGCGCCTCAATCGCGCAGGCCGAGCCAAACTTGCGCGGAACACCGGCTTGGCGGCGCCTGGATCGCCTGCCCGAAGTCAGGCCTTGATCTCGACCGACCGCCGGCATGGGCTCGATACCGCGCCCGCGCGAGAAGCCTGATGGTCTGGAGATCTTGGCCCGAAGATCATTTGGGACAGCGGGCCGATCATGTTGGCGACGTCTAGGTATTGCCCGTAAAACGCGCCAAGCTCTGCCTTGGTCGCCGCCATCGCCCCGTGAAGTTCCGACTTGACCTTCCGCGGCGTGGAGGGCGCCACGTCGCGAGCGGCTTTTGGTGGTGAGATGCGTTTGAAGACTAGTCGTGGGTGCTTTTGGTCGAAAGCTCTGGCCCTCGGCCTCCTGGCGCTGGCGCTTATCCCGTTCTGCACGACAGGCGTTGCGCGGGCTGAATCTCGAGTCGAACGACTGCGCGCCCTCGGCGAGGAGATCCGCGCGCACCACGGACGTCTCTCGCCCACCGATATCGAGGCCGTGGGTAAGGCCGCCATGAGCACATCCGGTCGAGCCCGGCTCTACGGTTTGTGGCGCACCCTTAGCTATTATCGCAACAATGGTCAGGACGCCGATTTCGAGCGGTGGGCCGATGAGGGTCGCCGTGTCGCCGCCCGCGACAAGGATGCGCCGCTTCAGGCGGTGATCTCCGTGTTGAGCGCGTCCAAGACGGCGATGAGCGCGCCCGGACGCCAGATCGACTTCACCCTTCTAGCCCGCCTGGTTCACCAGAACAAAGACGTCGATCACGTCGTCGAACTGGAACGCCTACGGCTGGAGGCCAACCAGGATCAATGGGCGGCGGCCACGCGCAGCGGCGCGAAGTTGCTGGCCGCGACCCATGACGAGCCCATGGCCTTGCCGATCGCGGCCGAGGCCCACACCCTGCTCTCGCGCGTGTCGGCCGACCTGGGCGATGATCGCGGGGCGCTCGAGCATCTGGCCGACGCGATCGCGATCGACCGCCAGACAGGCGCCGACACGCAGGATGCTGAACGCGTCTACAACCTGTCGCTTCTGGCGCTGAAAGCCGGCGAATTCGCATCGGCCGAAATGCTGTGGCGGTTGCACGGCGAAGTCATCGCGACATCGGGCGGGCCGCGGGCGCCGTTCTTCCACGCCTATCTCTGCGCTGCGATCGCCGATGCTCAAAGCCAGCCGTCGCGGGTCCTGACGTGTCTTCAGCCCGTCGCGTCCGCCCTCGATCGCGCCGACGACAGCTGGACTCTATCGGCCTTGCGCCTGCGTCTTGCGGCCCACGCTCGGACAGGCGACGCGGCCGGCGCACGAGGGGATCTTCTCCGATTGCAGGGCGCTCCCGCAAGGCTCAAAGACGACGATGCGTCCGATCAACTCAGCAGGGCCTATGTGCTGCGCGCCGAGGGAAAGGGCCTGGCGGCGTTTGAGGCCATGGATCTGTCCCGCCGGCGAACGCTTTGGCGGCTTCACGAGGATCACCAACGCAGGATCGCCGATATCGCTGGCGCTCTGCAGACCACGCTGGACGCCGAGCGGGACAAGGGCCAGCGCGCCGAGCGCGAAGCGCAGGTCCAAAGCCGCCTTTCGCTGGCTTGGAGCCTTGTCGCGGGCCTGCTGGGGATCGTCGCGCTGGGCGCCGTAACTTTCGTGTTTCAGCAACGGCGAACGGCCAGGGCCCTCGCCCAGGCGCGCGAGCGGGCCGAGGCCGCCAGCCAAGCCAAGTCGACCTTTCTGGCCACCATGAGCCACGAACTGCGCACGCCGCTCAATGGCATGCTCGGCCTAGCTCAAACCTTGAAGCTGGAGCCGCTCGAGCCGGGAGAACGCGAGCAGGTCGAACTGATCGAGGATTCTGGTCGAAACCTCCTGACCTTGCTCAATGACGTGCTCGACCTTTCCAAGATCGAGGCGGGCAAGCTGCGGATCGCGCCATTACGGGCCGATCTGGGGCGCAAATGCGAGCGCATGGTCAGGATCTACGGCGTGCTGGCCGCGGACAAGGGCATCACCCTCACCCTCGACATCGACAAGGACATTCCGCCGACCCTGATCTTCGATCCAGTGCGCGTGCGCCAATGCCTCTCCAATCTGCTGTCGAACGCCATCAAGTTCACCGAAACCGGCGGCGTGACCTTACGTCTACGCTGCCGTCCGTCGGGCGACCACGAGGTCATCGCGCGGATCTCGATCAGCGACACGGGCATTGGCATGTCTCCCGAAGCCTGCACGCGCCTTTTTGGCGCCTTTGAGCAGGCGGATGCGACCACGGCCCACAGATTCGGCGGTACGGGGCTTGGCCTGAACATCACCCGCAGGCTGGCCAAGCTCATGGGAGGCGATGTCACGGTCGAAAGCCAAGCCGGCGCTGGATCAACGTTCACCCTCAGCTTCCGCTGCCAGGTCCCGACAGTCGACGCGCCGAGCGCGTCACGGGGCCATGATGTCTCGACACCGTTGCCATCCAACTTGAAAATCCTGCTCGTCGAGGACCATCCGGTGAACCGCAAGGTGATCGGGTTGATGCTGACCGCGCTCGAATGCCAGCTGGCGGAGGCGGAGAACGGCCAAGTCGCGCTTGACCGCTTGGCGACCGAACCATTCGACCTGATCCTCATGGACGTCAACATGCCCGTCTTGGGCGGGCTGGAGGCCACGCGTCGGGTGCGCGCCGAACTCGGACTCGACGCGATCCCCATTATCGGCCTCACGGCGGACGCCATGGATCATCAGGTGCAGGCCTGCCTTGACGCGGGCATGACCGACGTCGTGATCAAGCCGGTGGAACTGGCTGCGCTGCTCTCGTCGATGGGAAGGGTGATGGGCGCTGCAAGAACCATCGCGGCGCTGACCTGAACCACACCATACGCCTTGAGCGCTCACGGCGCCGGCAAAGCCCGGGACGAGGCTTTCGCCGCCAGGTAGTCAGCCTCCCACCAGCCCAGTAGGCCCCTCTCGCCCATGATGGAGAAAAAGCGCATCAGGATCAGGCGATGACGCTCGGCGAACTGCCGCCAGATGGGCGTGTCGAGCAGCGCGTACGTGATGAGGTAACCGCGAGGCGTCTTGCTGCACAGGCCGTTTTCGACAAGCCGCAACAGATTACGCCTTACGGTCTCGCCCGGCAGTCCAAGAGACCGCGACAGGGATAGGGCGGAGATGGGCTTGCTCGCCACAGGCTTCGTCGCTTGGCACGCGCGCAAGACCGCAAACAGCAAGACGATATCGAACGGCTCTTGCACCATGGGCAAAAGCGCCTCGATCAGCCGCAGGAAATGGTCCCCCCAAAGCCGCATCATGTAGCGATGGGGAATCTCGTCATCGCTGACCTTGTGGGCTGGCGCGCCAAGCGCGCCTTCGCGCCGGAGAGCGCCGTAAAGGTCCCCGATCGCCCGCCATGTCGCCTCGGCGGTCGCGACGTAAACGGGCGTCTCCGTGACGCTCTGGGGCATGAAGACCCCAGCCTTCGTCTGGACCATAAATCCGGCCTTGACCATCCGCGCCACCCGCCGCCGCGCGGTTTCCTGAGGGACGCCAAGCGAGATGGCCACGGATCGGACGCGCACGGGCCGACGCAGGTCGTCGGGCGGTGAGCTGTTAAGTCCGGCATACGCCTTTTGAAGCGCCAAGTTGCGATTCATGGACGCTAGGTTGGCTTGACCTATGGCCAGCGCCAAAAGCGTGTCCAGCGCGGAGGGATATGCCCCTCGCAGGAATCCGCTGGCGATAAGGTCAGCCGAGAGCGCCAGACAAAGTTTTTCCACGGTCCTGTCGGCGTCCGAGGCCGTCATCTCCTCGGAACCTTGTAGAGGTTCTGCCTCAATAGCGCGCGCACGACACCTGCCCCAGACCAGGTCGCCCCGTTGAAAGCTATTCCTTGGGGGTGGCGGGCGCAACTGATGGACGCCAAGACTTGGCGCTTGATCGCGGTCGCTAGTCGCCACCGGCGGCCTGGAACAGCGCCGGCAACAGCGCCAAGGCGATCCCGATCCCCGCAAGGGCCGGCCAGCGCCAGAGACCCATGCCGCGCCAAGCGCTGGCCCAGGCCGTCGCGATCCCGCCGTCGCGTGACAGCCGCAAGGCGTAGACCGCCACACCGGACACCGACAGAGAGGTCAGGACCAAGCCGAACACAAACCAGATCAGCTTGGTTACAGCCCCGCCAACCGTGCCGAAATGCAAGGGGTCGGCCATTTCGGAGAGGCGCTGGTGCGCGGTCGAGAACGGACGGTGCGCCAGCCGTTCGAGTTACGGCTGAAAGACCAGTAACGCGCCCGTCAGCCCTTGCATGGCCCAGAGCGCGCCGATCACCAATCCGGCCCAACGATGTGCGAACACCGCTACGCCGCGCGGGCTGAGCGCCCCGCTCATCGCGACGCCATGGCTTGGGCGATCAGGCGGTTGGCGCCGGAAATGTCCGCCAGAGCCTCGCCCGCTCTCAGGCGCGTCAGCACGTCGAGCTCGTCCTGCTGCATCTGGATCGCGCGGCGTGCGAGCGTCTCGACGCGATCAGGCGGCAGCACGACCACGCCGCTCTCATCGGCCAGGACCGCGTCGCCCGGATTGATCGCAACGCCACCGACCGAGACCGGCACGTTCAAAGCGCTTTCCAGGCCGAGGAACTTGGTGGTCAGGGACGTGGAGCCGCGACACCAGACCGGCATCTCCGCGCGGCGGATTTCCCCGAAATCCGTAGCCGGACCGTCGATCACGACGGCGGCGATACCCTTCAGCCTCGCGGCGTTGGTGGTCACCCCGCCCCAGCAGGCGTGACGGGTGTCGCCGCAGCGCTCGATCACCAGCACGTCGCCCGGCCGCGCGGTGCTGACCGCGTGATGCAGCAGGGTCGAGTCCGCGCCGGGGATGCGCACCGTCACCGCCGTGCCGGCCACGCGCGGGCCGTCCCATACCGAGCGGATCGCCGGATCGACGAAGCCGTGGTGCAGCACGTGGCCCAGGGTGGCGGTCTCGACCTGCTCCAACAGGGCGATCAGATCGGCGGGGATTTGCGCGGGCATGGGATTGATCGTGAACATGGCTCAGGCCTCCAGGGCGCGGTTCGGGACCTCGGCGGCCAGCGCCGGATCGAAATCGTCCTTCAGCCCCACCCCTGTCAGGGCGCGGGCGCGGGCCTGATGCAGCAGCCAGGCGAGCTTGGCGGCGGTGGCCTCGTAGGACAGGCCGCGCGGCGGACGGATGTTGGAGACGCAGTTGCGCTCGCTGTCGGCGCGGCCTGATCGCGGCCCCCAGGTCAGGTAGGCGCCCAGGCTGTCGGGCGAGCTGAGGCCGGGGCGCTCGCCGATCAGCATCAGCGACATGGCCGCGCCCAGGCTCTCGCCGATCTCGTCGCCCAGGGCCACCCGCGCTTGCCGGGCCAGGACGATCGGCGCGATGCGCCAGCCGGCGAGCCGTTCGCGCAACGCCGCGACCACGGCGGGCGCGTGGGCCTGAACCGCCCTCGCGGACAAGCCGTCGCCGATGACGATGACCAGGTCATGGCCTTGCTCCGCCGCCCGCAGCCGCTCGACGGAGTCGGCGTCCAGGCGCCGTCCCAGGTCGGGTCTTTGCAGATAGGCCGCACGGCTATCGGCGCAGCTGGACACGGTGATGGTCGCGTCTCCAACCAGAGCGCCGACCAGGGCGTCGGCGTCCATAGGCGCATGGACAGCGTCGCGGGCCAGGGCGTGATCGCTCTGGAAGGCCAGCATCGCGGCGGTCGGCAGCCCCGCTCCCGCCCGTCCCAGGCCGATCCGGGCGTCGGTGGCGGCGCGCAGGCGGGTCATCAAGGCTCCCGTCACGCCAGCACCCTCGGCAGCGCCAGGATCGCTCCGACCTGATCCAGCGCCTTCGGACGGACGCCGCCGCGCGCGTCCAGCAGCCCGATCTGGTCGAGCCAGGCGGCGAACTCCGGCGCGGGTCGCAGGTTCAGGACCTGACGCAGGTAGAGCGCGTCATGGAAGCTGGTGGACTGGTAGTTGAGCATGATGTCGTCGGCGCCGGGCACGCCGATGACGAAGTTGACCCCGGCCACCCCGAGGAGGGTCAGCAGGTCGTCCATGTCGTCCTGGTCAGCCTCGGCGTGGTTGGTGTAGCAGACGTCCACACCCATCGGCAGGCCCAGCAGCTTGCCGCAGAAGTGGTCTTCCAGCCCGGCTCGGACGATCTGTTTGCCGTCATAGAGGTACTCGGGACCGATGAAGCCGACCACGGTGTTGACCAGCAGTGGCGAGAACGCCCGCGCCACGGCATAGGCCCGGGTTTCCATGGTCTGCTGATCGGCGCCGTGATGGGCGTCGGCCGAGAGGGCCGCGCCCTGCCCGGTCTCGAAGTACATGACGTCCTGACCGACGGTCCCGCGGTTCAGCGACAGAGCCGCCTCGCGCCCTTCGCGCAGCACGGACAGGTCGACGCCAAAACCGCTGTTGGCCTTCTGGCTGCCGGCGATCGATTGGAACACCAGGTCCACCGGCGCGCCGCGCTCGATCGCCGCGATGGTGTTGGTAATGTGAGTGAGGATGCAGCTCTGGGTCGGGATCGCATAGGCCTGGCGCAGATCGTCGATCAGCCGCAGCAGGGTCGTGGCGCCCGCGACGCTGTCGGTGGCCGGATTGACCCCGATGACCGCGTCACCGCTGCCCATCAGCAGACCATCCAAGATGATCGCCGCGACGCCGGCCGGATCATCGGTCGGATGGTTGGGCTGCAGCCGGACGGCCAGGGCGCCGGCCTCGCCCAGGGTGTTGCGAAAACGACTGACCACCTGGATCTTGCGCGCGATGGCGATCAGGTCCTGGTTACGCATCAGCTTGCAGACGCCCGCGACCATTTCCGGCGTCAGGCCCGGCGATAGCCGCGCCAGGGCCGGCCCGTCCGCAGTGTCGCCGAGCAGCCAGTCGCGGAAATCGCCGACGGTCAGGTGCGAGATCGGCGCGAAGGCCTGCGCGTCGTGCCCGTCGATGATCAGCCGGGTGACCTCGTCATCCTCGTAGGGAACGATGGCGTCGGTCAGGAACGCCTTCAGCGGCAGGTCCGCCAGCGCGCGCCTAGCCGCCACGCGCGTCGCGGCGTCGGGGGCGGCGACGCCGGCCAGGGCGTCGCCCGATCGAAACGGCGAGGCGGCCGCCAGCAGGGCCTTCAGATCGTCGAACCGATAGCGCGTGCCGCCCAGGTCGATCGTCGGCATCGGCCTAACGCGCGATCAGCAGCGTGTCGCGCGGCTCGAATACCGCGAAGATCGGCCCCGGCTCGAGCACCTCCTCGGCCTCGGCGACCAGGGTATGGCCACTGATCTCCAGGCCATAGGCGTGTCGCGCCCCCAGATAGGTGCGGTCGATGATCGCGCCGGCCAGCACGTTGAGGCCAGGATCGGTCGGCGCTAGGCGCGAAAGGCGGATGTGTTGGGGCCTGACCGTGACGATCCCGTCGTCGGCGCTGGGCGAGCCGGCGGCCACCGCGCGCAGAGCGACGCCCGCCTCGGTCATCACCGGCGTGATATCGTCCACCGTCGCGCCCGTCCGCCGCACCGGCAGGAAGTTGCTGGCCCCGATGAAGTCGGCGACGAAGGTGTTGGCGGGGCGGCGATAGATGGTCTCGGGCCGGTCCAGCTGGACAATCCGACCCTTGTCCATCACCGCGATGCGGTCGCTGAGCGCCAGGGCCTCTTCCTGGTCGTGGGTGACGTAGATCGTGGTTAGGCCCAGCTGGCGCTGCAACGATTTCAGCCAGCTTCGCGCCTTGAGCCGCAGCTTGGCGTCCAGGTTCGAGAGCGGCTCGTCGAGCAGCAGCAGGGTCGGCCGGAACACCAAGGTGCGGGCCAGGGCCACGCGTTGCTGCTGGCCGCCGGACAGTTCGTGCGGAAAGCGCGCGCCGTACTCACCCATATCGACCAGCGACAGGGCCTCGGCGATGCGCGGCGCCTGCTCGGCCTTGCTGACGCCGCGCAGCTTCAGCGGAAAGGCCAGGTTCTGGGCGACCGTCATATGCGGCCACAGGGCGTAGGACTGAAAGACGAGGCCGAGATTCCGGCGCTCGGGCGGCACATCGACCTTGCCAGCGCCGTCGAAGAAGGTCTGGCCGCCCACCCGGATCACGCCGCCCGTGGGGGTGTCGAGGCCGGCGATCGCGAACAGGGTCGTCGATTTGCCGCAACCGGACGGGCCCAGCAGGGTCAGGAACTCGCCCTGCGCCACATGCAGGTTGACGTCGTGCAGGGCGGTGACGTCGCCAAACCGCTTGGAGAGGTTCTCGACAGAAACATCAGACATCGCGGTGCGTCCTTGTGATGAGGCGCGCGGCCGTCACGAAGAGGAAGGTGATCAGAAGCTGGATGACCGACAGGGCGGCGACCGCGCCGCTGTTGCCGTTGGCCCAGAAGGACAACATGGTCGTGCCGATGATCTCGGCGCCCGGCGCGAACAAGAACACCGCCGAGGCGTATTCCTTCAGCATGCCCAGGAACAGCAGGGTGAAGGCCGAGAACAGGGCGGGCTTCATCAGGGGCAGGACGATGCGGGTCGAGACCGTCCACCAGCTGGCGCCGACCGAGCGGGCGCTCTGGTCCAGCTCCTTACCGATCTGCATCATGGCCGGCGCCAGGGCGCCATAGGCCGTGGGCATGCCGCGCATGGCGAAGGCGATCATCAGGATCCAGATCGTGCCCTGCAGCAGGCTGGCGCCGGGGATCAGCAGCATCGCCCAGAAGAAACCGATGCCGGCCACCACGCCGGGCATGGCGCGCGGATAGAGGGCGACATATTCCAGCTGTCGCCGGAACGGGAAGCTGGAACGCTGCACGACCAGGGCCAGCAGGGCCACGAAAGTCGTGGCCCCGACGCCGCCGACGAAGGCGATGACGACGCTGTTGGTGATCGAGCGGATATAGGCCGGGTACTTGGCTAGGATCGTGAAGTTGTCGAAGGTCAGCAGCTCGAACGGCGACAGCAACGGCGTCAGGAAGGTCGTGAAGGCTCGCAGCACGATGCCGATCAGGGGGATCAGCAGGGCCAGGACGAGATAGAGCCACAGCGCCGCGGCGATCGGCGGCCCGGCCTTGCCCAGGTCGGCGACCTTGGGTCGCTGGGCCTTACCCTTCACGGTGACGAACCGGCCGGCCTTGCTCAGCAGCAGGCCCTGCAGGACCAGCAGTCCCGAGACAATGGCGAGCAGCAGGGCGGCGGCCGCGCCCACCAGCCCATAGTCGGGGGTGATCGCGCCCAGGCCCCGGCTGAACAGGAAGGTGGTGAAGAACTCCAGGCCGGCGGGGCGTCCAAACACCAGCGGCACCGCCAGCATCTCCAACGAACCGATGAACACCAGAAGGGCGCTGTAGATGATCGCCGGCCGCATCAGCGGCAGCGAGATCGACCACAGCACCCGCAGGGCGCCCGCGCCCATGCTGCGACCGGCGTCCTCCAGCGTGGCGTCGGCCATCCGCGCCGAGCTCGAGCAGAACAGATAGACCAACGGCGCCTGGGTGACGCCCGCGACGATGGCCATGCCGGGGATCGAATACATGTCCCAGGGCGGCACGCCGATCAGGCGCTCGCCCAGCAGGGTGATGTAACCCGACGGCCCGTAGATGATGTACCAGGCGAAGGCCGTCACCAGCTGCGAGATGTACATCGGCCACAGCACCAGCGGTCGCAGCCAGCGCCGGCCTGGCAGGTTGGTGCGCTCAATGAACAGGGCGAAGACCACGCCCGCCGCGCAGGCGACCAAGGTCGTCAGGCCGGCCAGCTGGAACGAGTTGGCGAGCACGTCGTGGAAGTCGGGGTCGCCGAAAAGCCGCGAATAGTTGCGCAGCGTCAGCGCGCCGGTCTCATACAACGGCTTGTCGAGGAAGGACTGCCAGAGGATCGGGCCCAGGGGCGCGGCGACCAGGATGACGGTGACGATCGCCGTCGCCCACTGGATCAGCAAGGCATGCGATAGCGACGAGCGGCCGTCGAGAAGCTTGGCGGATGCGGGCATGGGGGCTCCAGAGCTCGCGCGGCTCATCGGCGCCGCCTGTGGAACAGCCCGTTCCAGCGGGCGACGAAGGCGTCGTACTGGCTGACCATCCGGTGGTCGTAGCCGACCATGACCACCTTGGACTCACCGCCCAGCCGACGGATCACGCCGTCATGGGTCAGGAACGGCACGTCGCGCTCGCTCACATCGCTGCGATAGGGCGTCAACCCGCCCTTGGCGGCGGCGATCT encodes:
- a CDS encoding response regulator, with amino-acid sequence MSQRHALIIEDDCLVALELEYLLKEQGFATVDIADNPRSALDCALTHPPQLITSDYCIVDGTGPDAVAAIEAKLGPMPVVFVSSHPDVLGQARHGHLVVEKPFLPSHIARACLTLTRMVA
- a CDS encoding MucR family transcriptional regulator, which gives rise to MDEQDKLPLLTASVVSAYVGAHSVAIDALPALITNVYDALSQAGSPDPASAPGEPIIKLTPQQIRKSIEPDALISFIDNRPYRTLKRHLRRHGLTVEAYKARYGLPTDYPTSAPTYSAARSALAKAHGLGIGGRKRKTR
- a CDS encoding hybrid sensor histidine kinase/response regulator, with the translated sequence MTFRGVEGATSRAAFGGEMRLKTSRGCFWSKALALGLLALALIPFCTTGVARAESRVERLRALGEEIRAHHGRLSPTDIEAVGKAAMSTSGRARLYGLWRTLSYYRNNGQDADFERWADEGRRVAARDKDAPLQAVISVLSASKTAMSAPGRQIDFTLLARLVHQNKDVDHVVELERLRLEANQDQWAAATRSGAKLLAATHDEPMALPIAAEAHTLLSRVSADLGDDRGALEHLADAIAIDRQTGADTQDAERVYNLSLLALKAGEFASAEMLWRLHGEVIATSGGPRAPFFHAYLCAAIADAQSQPSRVLTCLQPVASALDRADDSWTLSALRLRLAAHARTGDAAGARGDLLRLQGAPARLKDDDASDQLSRAYVLRAEGKGLAAFEAMDLSRRRTLWRLHEDHQRRIADIAGALQTTLDAERDKGQRAEREAQVQSRLSLAWSLVAGLLGIVALGAVTFVFQQRRTARALAQARERAEAASQAKSTFLATMSHELRTPLNGMLGLAQTLKLEPLEPGEREQVELIEDSGRNLLTLLNDVLDLSKIEAGKLRIAPLRADLGRKCERMVRIYGVLAADKGITLTLDIDKDIPPTLIFDPVRVRQCLSNLLSNAIKFTETGGVTLRLRCRPSGDHEVIARISISDTGIGMSPEACTRLFGAFEQADATTAHRFGGTGLGLNITRRLAKLMGGDVTVESQAGAGSTFTLSFRCQVPTVDAPSASRGHDVSTPLPSNLKILLVEDHPVNRKVIGLMLTALECQLAEAENGQVALDRLATEPFDLILMDVNMPVLGGLEATRRVRAELGLDAIPIIGLTADAMDHQVQACLDAGMTDVVIKPVELAALLSSMGRVMGAARTIAALT
- a CDS encoding PepSY domain-containing protein, whose translation is MAHRPFSTAHQRLSEMADPLHFGTVGGAVTKLIWFVFGLVLTSLSVSGVAVYALRLSRDGGIATAWASAWRGMGLWRWPALAGIGIALALLPALFQAAGGD
- a CDS encoding RraA family protein — translated: MFTINPMPAQIPADLIALLEQVETATLGHVLHHGFVDPAIRSVWDGPRVAGTAVTVRIPGADSTLLHHAVSTARPGDVLVIERCGDTRHACWGGVTTNAARLKGIAAVVIDGPATDFGEIRRAEMPVWCRGSTSLTTKFLGLESALNVPVSVGGVAINPGDAVLADESGVVVLPPDRVETLARRAIQMQQDELDVLTRLRAGEALADISGANRLIAQAMASR
- the eutC gene encoding ethanolamine ammonia-lyase subunit EutC, translated to MTRLRAATDARIGLGRAGAGLPTAAMLAFQSDHALARDAVHAPMDADALVGALVGDATITVSSCADSRAAYLQRPDLGRRLDADSVERLRAAEQGHDLVIVIGDGLSARAVQAHAPAVVAALRERLAGWRIAPIVLARQARVALGDEIGESLGAAMSLMLIGERPGLSSPDSLGAYLTWGPRSGRADSERNCVSNIRPPRGLSYEATAAKLAWLLHQARARALTGVGLKDDFDPALAAEVPNRALEA
- a CDS encoding ethanolamine ammonia-lyase subunit EutB produces the protein MPTIDLGGTRYRFDDLKALLAAASPFRSGDALAGVAAPDAATRVAARRALADLPLKAFLTDAIVPYEDDEVTRLIIDGHDAQAFAPISHLTVGDFRDWLLGDTADGPALARLSPGLTPEMVAGVCKLMRNQDLIAIARKIQVVSRFRNTLGEAGALAVRLQPNHPTDDPAGVAAIILDGLLMGSGDAVIGVNPATDSVAGATTLLRLIDDLRQAYAIPTQSCILTHITNTIAAIERGAPVDLVFQSIAGSQKANSGFGVDLSVLREGREAALSLNRGTVGQDVMYFETGQGAALSADAHHGADQQTMETRAYAVARAFSPLLVNTVVGFIGPEYLYDGKQIVRAGLEDHFCGKLLGLPMGVDVCYTNHAEADQDDMDDLLTLLGVAGVNFVIGVPGADDIMLNYQSTSFHDALYLRQVLNLRPAPEFAAWLDQIGLLDARGGVRPKALDQVGAILALPRVLA
- a CDS encoding ABC transporter ATP-binding protein: MSDVSVENLSKRFGDVTALHDVNLHVAQGEFLTLLGPSGCGKSTTLFAIAGLDTPTGGVIRVGGQTFFDGAGKVDVPPERRNLGLVFQSYALWPHMTVAQNLAFPLKLRGVSKAEQAPRIAEALSLVDMGEYGARFPHELSGGQQQRVALARTLVFRPTLLLLDEPLSNLDAKLRLKARSWLKSLQRQLGLTTIYVTHDQEEALALSDRIAVMDKGRIVQLDRPETIYRRPANTFVADFIGASNFLPVRRTGATVDDITPVMTEAGVALRAVAAGSPSADDGIVTVRPQHIRLSRLAPTDPGLNVLAGAIIDRTYLGARHAYGLEISGHTLVAEAEEVLEPGPIFAVFEPRDTLLIAR
- a CDS encoding ABC transporter permease; this encodes MPASAKLLDGRSSLSHALLIQWATAIVTVILVAAPLGPILWQSFLDKPLYETGALTLRNYSRLFGDPDFHDVLANSFQLAGLTTLVACAAGVVFALFIERTNLPGRRWLRPLVLWPMYISQLVTAFAWYIIYGPSGYITLLGERLIGVPPWDMYSIPGMAIVAGVTQAPLVYLFCSSSARMADATLEDAGRSMGAGALRVLWSISLPLMRPAIIYSALLVFIGSLEMLAVPLVFGRPAGLEFFTTFLFSRGLGAITPDYGLVGAAAALLLAIVSGLLVLQGLLLSKAGRFVTVKGKAQRPKVADLGKAGPPIAAALWLYLVLALLIPLIGIVLRAFTTFLTPLLSPFELLTFDNFTILAKYPAYIRSITNSVVIAFVGGVGATTFVALLALVVQRSSFPFRRQLEYVALYPRAMPGVVAGIGFFWAMLLIPGASLLQGTIWILMIAFAMRGMPTAYGALAPAMMQIGKELDQSARSVGASWWTVSTRIVLPLMKPALFSAFTLLFLGMLKEYASAVFLFAPGAEIIGTTMLSFWANGNSGAVAALSVIQLLITFLFVTAARLITRTHRDV